A genomic stretch from Alloyangia pacifica includes:
- the mmsA gene encoding multiple monosaccharide ABC transporter ATP-binding protein, with amino-acid sequence MTLLLEMRGITKEFPGVKALDQVNLQVREGEIHAICGENGAGKSTLMKVLSGVYPVGSYDGEIHYDGGLAEFKTLRDSEDKGIVIIHQELALVPQLSIAENIFLGNERQTGGVIQWQETFRRTEQLLAKVGLRDAPGTLVDSIGVGKQQLVEIAKALSKDVKLLILDEPTAALQENDSRKLLDLMLELKAQGVTCIIISHKLNEVRYVADTVTVIRDGMAVSELDASQGLSEDRIVRDMVGRDMSQRYPDRTRRAGEVVMAVKDWNVWHPEHAERQVIKNINFNVRAGEVVGIAGVMGSGRTELAMSIFGQSWGRNISGEVSLHGKPIDVSKVDRAIENGLAYVTEDRKSLGLILDESIRFNTTLSNLNGVSEKGVLNEAEETEVAERYRKALATRTPTVMQKVGNLSGGNQQKVVLAKWLFTEPEVLILDEPTRGIDVGAKYEIYSIINELSAEGKAVVMISSEMPELLGMCDRIYVMNEGAFVGELSAEEASQERIMSLIVSE; translated from the coding sequence ATGACTCTTCTGCTCGAGATGCGCGGTATCACCAAGGAATTCCCTGGTGTGAAAGCGCTCGACCAGGTGAACCTTCAGGTCCGCGAAGGCGAGATCCACGCGATCTGCGGCGAGAACGGTGCCGGCAAATCGACCCTGATGAAGGTGCTCTCCGGGGTCTATCCCGTGGGCAGCTACGACGGGGAAATCCACTACGATGGCGGGCTCGCCGAGTTCAAGACGCTGCGCGACAGCGAGGACAAGGGCATCGTCATCATTCACCAGGAACTGGCGCTGGTGCCGCAGCTCTCGATCGCCGAGAACATCTTTCTCGGCAACGAGCGGCAGACCGGTGGCGTGATCCAGTGGCAGGAAACCTTCCGCCGCACCGAGCAGTTGCTGGCCAAGGTCGGGCTGCGCGACGCGCCGGGCACGCTTGTCGACAGCATAGGGGTGGGCAAGCAGCAGCTGGTCGAGATCGCCAAGGCGCTCAGCAAGGACGTGAAGCTGCTGATCCTCGACGAGCCGACGGCGGCGCTGCAGGAGAATGACAGCCGCAAGCTGCTCGACCTCATGCTCGAGCTGAAGGCGCAGGGCGTGACCTGCATCATCATTTCCCACAAGCTCAACGAGGTGCGCTACGTCGCAGACACGGTCACCGTGATCCGCGACGGCATGGCGGTCTCGGAGCTCGACGCCTCGCAGGGGCTTTCGGAAGACCGCATCGTCCGCGACATGGTGGGCCGCGACATGTCGCAGCGTTACCCGGACCGCACCCGCCGCGCCGGTGAGGTGGTGATGGCGGTGAAGGACTGGAACGTCTGGCATCCCGAGCACGCCGAACGGCAGGTCATCAAGAACATCAACTTCAACGTCCGGGCCGGCGAGGTCGTCGGCATCGCCGGCGTCATGGGGTCGGGCCGCACCGAGCTTGCCATGTCGATCTTTGGCCAGAGCTGGGGGCGGAACATCTCGGGCGAAGTCTCGCTGCACGGCAAGCCGATCGACGTGTCGAAGGTGGACCGGGCCATCGAGAACGGGCTTGCTTACGTCACCGAGGACCGCAAGTCGCTGGGGCTGATCCTCGATGAGAGCATCCGCTTCAACACCACGCTGTCCAACCTGAACGGCGTGTCCGAGAAGGGCGTGCTGAACGAGGCCGAGGAAACCGAAGTGGCAGAGCGCTACCGCAAGGCGCTGGCCACGCGCACACCGACGGTCATGCAGAAAGTCGGCAACCTGTCGGGCGGCAACCAGCAGAAGGTGGTGCTGGCCAAGTGGCTGTTCACCGAGCCCGAGGTTCTGATCCTCGACGAACCCACGCGCGGCATCGACGTCGGCGCGAAATACGAAATCTATTCGATCATCAACGAGCTCTCTGCCGAAGGCAAAGCCGTGGTGATGATCTCGTCGGAGATGCCCGAACTCTTGGGCATGTGCGACCGTATCTATGTCATGAACGAAGGCGCTTTCGTCGGGGAACTCTCTGCCGAGGAAGCCAGCCAGGAGCGCATCATGTCGCTCATCGTCAGCGAGTGA
- a CDS encoding Gfo/Idh/MocA family protein, translating into MTDPIQLGLVGLGTIARNQHLPSLEDVPALKLAAIASRHAGHDTLPSFHDIEEMIAKAPGLQAVSLCTPPQGRFAQAAAAIHAGKHVMLEKPPGASVSEVEGLARLARDKSVTLFATWHSREAAAVEDARDLLAGATVKRATITWKEDVRHWHPGQEWIWQPGGLGVFDPGINALSILTRILPEPVHPLSAQLDVPENKQAPIAAKLEMETASGAPIAAEFDWRQTGPQTWDILVETDGPDVLLREGGAKLFVGGEARISAEDREYRRLYARFAELIAAGESDVDLAPLQLVADAFLLGAQTRVEAFHDDP; encoded by the coding sequence ATGACCGATCCGATCCAGCTTGGCCTTGTCGGCCTCGGCACCATTGCGCGCAACCAGCACCTGCCCTCGCTCGAGGATGTGCCGGCGCTGAAGCTGGCCGCCATCGCCAGTCGCCATGCCGGGCATGACACGCTGCCCTCTTTCCACGACATCGAAGAGATGATCGCCAAGGCGCCGGGACTGCAGGCCGTGTCGCTCTGTACCCCGCCGCAGGGCCGTTTCGCCCAGGCCGCGGCGGCGATCCATGCGGGCAAGCACGTGATGCTGGAAAAACCGCCGGGCGCGAGCGTCTCGGAGGTCGAGGGGCTGGCCCGGCTGGCGCGCGACAAGAGCGTGACGCTCTTTGCCACCTGGCACTCGCGCGAGGCGGCGGCGGTCGAAGACGCGCGGGATCTGCTGGCCGGGGCCACGGTCAAGCGCGCGACGATCACCTGGAAGGAAGACGTGCGCCACTGGCACCCGGGGCAGGAATGGATCTGGCAGCCGGGCGGCCTTGGCGTGTTCGATCCGGGCATCAACGCGCTGTCGATCCTCACGCGCATTCTGCCCGAACCGGTGCACCCCCTTTCCGCGCAGCTCGACGTTCCCGAGAACAAGCAGGCCCCCATCGCCGCGAAGCTCGAGATGGAAACCGCCTCCGGCGCGCCAATCGCGGCCGAGTTCGACTGGCGGCAGACGGGCCCGCAGACCTGGGACATCCTCGTGGAAACCGACGGCCCCGACGTGCTGCTGCGCGAGGGCGGGGCGAAGCTCTTCGTCGGCGGCGAGGCGCGGATCTCGGCCGAGGACCGCGAGTACCGACGTCTCTACGCCCGGTTCGCCGAGTTGATCGCGGCGGGCGAGTCCGATGTCGACCTCGCGCCGCTGCAGCTGGTGGCCGATGCCTTCCTGCTGGGCGCCCAGACCCGTGTCGAGGCCTTCCATGACGATCCCTGA
- the chvE gene encoding multiple monosaccharide ABC transporter substrate-binding protein, whose protein sequence is MKLTKLAGALAVSLVALSSAAFAQDKGTVGIAMPTKSSARWIDDGNNMVKQLEEAGYETDLQYAEDDIPNQLAQIENMVTKGVDVLVIAAIDGTTLSNALANAAASGVRIVAYDRLIRDSGDVDYYATFDNFKVGVQQATSLVEGLEERFPDSKPWNVELFGGSPDDNNAYFFYNGAMSVLQPMIDSGDIVVQSGQMGMDKVGTLRWDGAVAQARMDNILSANYTDKDVHGVLAPYDGLSIGILSSLKGVGYGSGDLKMPIVTGQDAEVQSVKSILAGEQYSTIFKDTRELARVTVGMVNAVMEGSEPEINDTETYDNGVKVVPSYLLEPVPVDASNWEEVLVGSGYYTEDQIK, encoded by the coding sequence ATGAAACTGACGAAACTCGCGGGTGCGCTCGCGGTAAGCCTCGTTGCGCTTTCCAGCGCCGCCTTCGCCCAGGACAAGGGCACCGTGGGCATCGCCATGCCGACCAAGAGCTCGGCGCGCTGGATCGACGACGGCAACAACATGGTCAAGCAGCTGGAAGAAGCCGGCTACGAGACCGACCTGCAGTACGCAGAGGATGACATCCCCAACCAGCTCGCGCAGATCGAGAACATGGTGACCAAGGGCGTCGACGTGCTGGTGATCGCCGCCATCGACGGCACCACCCTGTCGAACGCGCTGGCCAATGCCGCCGCCTCGGGCGTGCGCATCGTCGCCTATGACCGGCTGATCCGTGACAGCGGCGACGTCGACTATTATGCCACCTTCGACAACTTCAAGGTCGGCGTGCAGCAGGCGACCTCGCTGGTCGAGGGCCTCGAAGAGCGCTTCCCCGACAGCAAGCCGTGGAACGTCGAGCTCTTCGGCGGCTCGCCGGACGACAACAACGCATATTTCTTCTACAACGGCGCCATGTCGGTGCTGCAGCCGATGATCGACAGCGGCGACATCGTCGTGCAGTCCGGCCAGATGGGCATGGACAAGGTCGGCACGCTGCGCTGGGACGGCGCGGTGGCGCAGGCGCGCATGGATAACATCCTGTCGGCCAACTACACCGACAAGGACGTTCACGGCGTGCTCGCGCCCTACGATGGCCTGTCCATCGGCATCCTCTCGTCGCTCAAGGGCGTCGGCTACGGCTCGGGCGATCTGAAGATGCCGATCGTCACCGGCCAGGACGCCGAAGTGCAGTCGGTGAAATCGATCCTCGCCGGCGAGCAGTACTCGACCATCTTCAAGGACACCCGCGAGCTGGCCCGCGTCACCGTCGGCATGGTCAACGCGGTGATGGAAGGCTCCGAGCCCGAGATCAACGACACCGAGACCTATGACAACGGCGTGAAGGTCGTCCCGTCCTACCTGCTCGAGCCGGTCCCGGTGGACGCCTCGAACTGGGAAGAGGTCCTGGTCGGCTCCGGGTACTACACCGAAGACCAGATCAAGTAA
- the mmsB gene encoding multiple monosaccharide ABC transporter permease — protein sequence MSTQTAETAGQSEGQGLKHYLRNHMREYGLLFALIAIMVFFQAVTGGTLMRPVNITNLFLQNSYVIIMALGMLIVIVSGNIDLSVGSVLGFIGALAAVMIVHWGWPVPLTILACLVVGGLIGAAQGYWVAYWSIPSFIVTLAGMLVFRGASLWLLQGQSVGPFPPGFQMLSTGFVPDLFPREMTAGLAEIAGSRNFNLLAMGVGIIAAVAIVWLGLRERARDKAYGIEGEPANFFWVRNAIVCGALLFLTFKIATFRGLPNVLVTMGVLIIIYAFITQKTVIGRRIYALGGNRKAAKLSGIKTERLTFLAFVNMGVLAALAGLVFAARLNTATPKAGFGMELDVIAAVFIGGASMAGGSGKIVGAVVGAFIMGVMNNGMSIMGIGIDYQQMIKGLVLLAAVIFDVYNKSKQG from the coding sequence ATGTCCACTCAAACGGCAGAAACCGCAGGGCAGTCCGAAGGCCAGGGCCTGAAGCACTACCTGCGCAACCACATGCGTGAATACGGCCTGCTTTTCGCGCTCATCGCCATCATGGTGTTCTTCCAGGCGGTGACCGGCGGCACGCTGATGCGCCCGGTAAACATCACCAACCTGTTCCTGCAGAACAGCTACGTCATCATCATGGCGCTGGGGATGCTCATCGTCATCGTCTCGGGCAACATCGACCTCTCGGTCGGCTCGGTGCTCGGCTTCATCGGCGCGCTGGCGGCGGTGATGATTGTGCACTGGGGCTGGCCGGTACCGCTGACCATCCTCGCCTGTCTCGTCGTCGGCGGCCTCATCGGCGCGGCGCAGGGTTATTGGGTGGCCTATTGGTCGATCCCGTCCTTCATCGTGACGCTGGCCGGGATGCTGGTGTTCCGCGGCGCCTCGCTCTGGCTGCTGCAGGGGCAGTCGGTAGGCCCGTTCCCGCCGGGCTTCCAGATGCTCTCGACCGGCTTCGTGCCGGACCTCTTCCCGCGCGAGATGACCGCCGGATTGGCCGAGATCGCCGGATCGCGCAACTTCAACCTGCTCGCAATGGGCGTTGGCATCATCGCCGCCGTCGCCATCGTCTGGCTCGGCCTGCGCGAACGTGCCCGTGACAAGGCCTATGGCATCGAGGGCGAGCCCGCGAACTTCTTCTGGGTGCGCAATGCCATCGTCTGCGGCGCGCTGCTGTTCCTGACCTTCAAGATCGCCACCTTCCGCGGCCTGCCCAACGTGCTGGTCACCATGGGTGTGCTGATCATCATCTACGCCTTCATCACCCAGAAAACCGTGATCGGGCGCCGCATCTACGCGCTTGGCGGCAACCGCAAGGCGGCCAAGCTCTCGGGCATCAAGACCGAGCGGCTGACCTTTCTCGCCTTCGTCAACATGGGCGTGCTGGCGGCGCTGGCAGGGCTGGTGTTTGCCGCACGGCTCAACACCGCGACCCCCAAGGCCGGCTTCGGCATGGAGCTCGACGTGATCGCGGCGGTCTTCATCGGTGGCGCGTCGATGGCGGGCGGCTCGGGCAAGATCGTCGGCGCGGTGGTCGGCGCCTTCATCATGGGCGTGATGAACAACGGCATGTCGATCATGGGCATCGGCATCGACTACCAGCAGATGATCAAGGGCCTGGTGCTGCTCGCCGCCGTGATCTTCGACGTCTACAACAAATCCAAACAGGGCTGA
- a CDS encoding aldose epimerase family protein — protein sequence MTIPERHSVGHVRSSTPVERIVLRAGAARAEVLTYGATLKSLHVPDREGRLDDIVLGFDDLQGYLDNRMFFGASVGRVANRIAGGRFELDGHGYQLAQNEGETTLHGGPDGFDRRNWAVAEMGDGSVTLETVSQAGDQGFPGTLTARATYTLRETPAGPCLGITYEAETEAPTIVSMTNHSFFALAGLSALPDRPRSALEYRLKVPASRYLTVDEALIPSGVAPVGASPFDFREGRQPLTAVRSGALDGYDHCLCLDPGEIELHDAASGRLMRMTTNLPGLQVYTSNFLDGSVPGKGGYAARKHDAICLEPQIWPDAINMPESWGAQSPVLRPGETRRAEMSFTFGIR from the coding sequence ATGACGATCCCTGAGCGCCATTCCGTCGGCCACGTCCGCTCGAGCACCCCGGTCGAGCGCATTGTGCTGCGCGCGGGCGCGGCGCGTGCCGAGGTGCTGACTTACGGCGCGACGCTGAAATCGCTGCATGTGCCCGACCGCGAGGGCCGGCTGGATGACATCGTCCTCGGGTTCGACGACCTGCAAGGCTATCTCGACAACCGCATGTTCTTCGGCGCCTCGGTGGGACGGGTGGCGAACCGCATCGCCGGTGGCCGGTTCGAACTTGACGGGCACGGCTACCAGCTGGCGCAGAACGAGGGAGAGACCACGCTGCACGGCGGGCCCGACGGGTTCGATCGGCGCAACTGGGCAGTGGCCGAGATGGGCGACGGTTCGGTGACGCTCGAGACGGTTAGCCAGGCGGGGGACCAGGGGTTTCCCGGCACGCTGACAGCCCGCGCGACCTACACGCTGCGCGAGACGCCTGCAGGCCCCTGCCTTGGCATCACCTACGAGGCGGAGACCGAGGCGCCGACCATTGTTTCGATGACCAACCACAGCTTCTTCGCTCTGGCGGGGCTCTCGGCGCTGCCGGATCGGCCGCGCTCGGCGCTCGAATACCGGCTGAAGGTGCCAGCCTCGCGCTACCTGACAGTGGACGAGGCGCTCATCCCATCCGGCGTCGCACCGGTCGGTGCCAGCCCCTTCGACTTCCGCGAGGGGCGGCAACCGCTGACCGCGGTGCGCTCGGGGGCCCTGGATGGCTATGACCATTGCCTTTGCCTCGATCCCGGAGAGATCGAGCTGCACGATGCCGCCAGCGGACGGCTGATGCGGATGACCACCAACCTGCCGGGGCTGCAGGTCTATACCAGCAACTTCCTCGACGGCTCGGTGCCGGGCAAGGGTGGCTACGCCGCGCGCAAGCATGACGCCATCTGCCTCGAGCCGCAGATCTGGCCCGACGCGATCAACATGCCCGAGAGCTGGGGCGCGCAGAGTCCCGTGCTGCGCCCGGGCGAGACCCGCCGCGCCGAGATGAGCTTTACCTTCGGCATCCGCTGA
- a CDS encoding TAXI family TRAP transporter solute-binding subunit: MNFLGKAALAAGLALLAAVPAQAETRVTLKAAKSGSSYYQMSVQIAEAMKAGTDGGVIVTVEESQGSQQNVMEVRARGGDYVFTSPPALVAAARDGKGAFEGKETPAFGEIRALFPLPSLTMHFVMSKASGVTDFAGMDGKNILLGKGSFGATEGEKYLGLFGLDGKVKIADVELSNAVPALKNGQIDGFVTAGSFPAPNVVEAAASTDVTVLSLTDEQVAQTGRAKLVIPAGTYAGQDADIATTSLPVVTYTTTKMDDETAYQLTKTFWEEKARMGEESPWWTGVDAALLENVTGKLHPGAVRYYEEAGIALSDAQK; encoded by the coding sequence ATGAACTTTCTTGGCAAGGCCGCGCTGGCGGCAGGGCTTGCATTGCTGGCAGCTGTGCCGGCGCAGGCGGAAACCCGGGTCACGCTGAAGGCGGCGAAGTCGGGCTCCTCCTATTACCAGATGAGCGTGCAGATCGCCGAGGCGATGAAGGCGGGCACCGACGGCGGCGTGATCGTCACCGTCGAGGAAAGCCAGGGCAGCCAGCAGAACGTGATGGAAGTGCGCGCCCGCGGCGGCGACTACGTCTTCACCTCGCCGCCCGCGCTGGTCGCGGCGGCCCGTGATGGCAAGGGCGCCTTCGAGGGCAAGGAGACCCCCGCCTTCGGCGAGATCCGCGCGCTCTTCCCGCTGCCCTCGCTGACCATGCATTTCGTCATGTCCAAGGCCAGCGGCGTCACCGACTTCGCCGGCATGGACGGCAAGAACATCCTGCTCGGCAAGGGCAGCTTCGGCGCAACAGAGGGCGAGAAATACCTTGGTCTCTTCGGCCTCGACGGCAAGGTTAAGATCGCCGATGTCGAGCTGTCGAACGCCGTACCGGCGCTGAAGAACGGCCAGATCGACGGGTTCGTCACCGCGGGCAGCTTCCCGGCGCCGAACGTCGTCGAGGCCGCTGCCTCGACCGATGTGACCGTGCTGTCGCTGACCGATGAGCAGGTCGCGCAAACCGGCCGCGCCAAGCTGGTGATCCCGGCGGGCACCTATGCCGGTCAGGACGCGGACATCGCCACCACCTCGCTGCCGGTGGTGACCTACACCACCACAAAGATGGACGACGAGACCGCTTACCAGCTCACCAAGACCTTCTGGGAGGAAAAGGCGCGCATGGGCGAGGAGTCGCCCTGGTGGACCGGCGTCGATGCGGCGCTGCTCGAGAACGTGACCGGCAAGCTGCACCCCGGTGCGGTGCGCTACTACGAGGAAGCGGGCATTGCGCTGAGCGACGCGCAGAAGTAA
- a CDS encoding SMP-30/gluconolactonase/LRE family protein, translated as MEIFDARICALGEGVLWHPLREELFWFDIIGRRLLSHHPASGHTRAVPLTEMCSAAAWIDRDRLLIASETGLWTYDLTTGVFGHLADLEKDNQVTRSNDGRADPWGGFWIGTMGKQAEPHAGTIYRHYGGALRKIADGISIPNALCFDAARGCGYFADTHAQLLFRVALDEAGWPSEAPEVFVDFSHTGLRPDGAVTDAAGNLWLALWGEGAVIEISPDGKLGARHELAAPHSTCPAFGGPDFTTLYCTSATQGLGREALAEAPHSGAVFAELGAGQGRAEPAFILDTGDA; from the coding sequence ATGGAGATCTTCGACGCCCGGATCTGCGCGCTTGGCGAGGGGGTGCTCTGGCATCCCCTGCGCGAGGAACTCTTCTGGTTCGACATCATCGGCAGGCGTCTGCTGTCGCACCACCCGGCCTCGGGGCACACCCGCGCGGTGCCACTTACCGAGATGTGCTCGGCGGCGGCCTGGATCGACCGCGACCGGCTGCTGATCGCCTCCGAGACCGGGCTCTGGACGTATGACCTGACCACCGGGGTCTTCGGGCATCTCGCGGATCTCGAGAAGGACAACCAGGTGACCCGCTCGAACGACGGGCGGGCGGATCCCTGGGGCGGCTTCTGGATCGGCACCATGGGCAAGCAGGCCGAACCCCACGCCGGGACGATCTACCGCCACTATGGCGGAGCCCTGCGCAAGATTGCCGACGGCATCTCGATCCCTAACGCCCTCTGCTTCGATGCGGCGCGCGGCTGCGGCTACTTCGCCGACACCCATGCGCAGCTGCTCTTCCGCGTGGCGCTGGACGAGGCGGGCTGGCCCAGCGAAGCGCCCGAGGTCTTCGTCGACTTCAGCCATACCGGGCTCAGGCCCGATGGCGCGGTGACCGATGCGGCCGGTAATCTTTGGCTGGCGCTCTGGGGGGAGGGCGCGGTAATCGAGATATCGCCGGATGGCAAGCTCGGCGCGCGCCACGAGCTCGCCGCGCCGCACAGCACTTGCCCGGCCTTCGGCGGGCCCGATTTCACCACGCTCTACTGCACCAGCGCGACGCAGGGCCTCGGCCGCGAGGCGCTGGCAGAGGCGCCGCACTCCGGCGCGGTCTTTGCCGAGCTCGGCGCAGGGCAGGGCAGGGCGGAACCCGCCTTCATCCTCGACACGGGAGACGCCTGA
- the araD gene encoding L-arabinonate dehydratase, with amino-acid sequence MSVKDFTPAPWPRKLRSTHWYSGNSRDTIYHRGWLKNQGYPHDLFDGRPIIGILNTWSDLTPCNGHLRELAEKVKAGVWEAGGFPVEVPVFSASENTFRPTAMMFRNLAALAIEETLRGQPIDGAVLMVGCDKTTPSLMMAAASCDVPSIVVTGGPMLNGYFQGERVGSGTHLWKFSEMVKAGEMTQEEFLEAEQSMSRSSGTCNTMGTASSMASMAEALGMALSGNAAIPAVDSRRRVMAQLSGRRIVQMVKDDLKPSDILTKEAFENAIRTNGAIGGSTNAVIHMLALAGRVGIDLTLDDWDRCGRDVATIVNLMPSGKYLMEEFFYAGGLPVVLKRLGESGQLHKDALTVSGLSIWDEVKDVVNHNEDVILPLEKALTQQGGITVLRGNLAPKGAVLKPSAASAHLLKHKGRAVVFEDIDDYKAKINDDALDIDETCIMVLKNCGPKGYPGMAEVGNMGLPPKVLKKGITDMIRISDARMSGTAYGTVILHTSPEAAAGGPLAVVQNGDMIELDVESRLLHLDIPEAELESRLAAWQPTHDLPGSGYAWLHQSHVEGADTGADLDFLKGCRGNDVGKDSH; translated from the coding sequence ATGTCCGTCAAGGATTTCACTCCCGCCCCCTGGCCGCGCAAGCTGCGCTCGACCCATTGGTACTCGGGCAACTCGCGCGACACGATCTATCACCGCGGCTGGCTGAAGAACCAGGGCTACCCGCACGACCTGTTCGACGGGCGGCCGATCATCGGCATCCTCAACACCTGGTCCGATCTCACCCCCTGCAACGGCCACCTGCGCGAGCTGGCGGAGAAGGTGAAGGCCGGCGTCTGGGAGGCCGGCGGCTTCCCGGTCGAGGTGCCGGTCTTCTCCGCGTCGGAAAACACCTTCCGCCCGACGGCGATGATGTTCCGCAACCTCGCGGCGCTGGCCATCGAGGAAACGCTGCGTGGCCAGCCGATCGACGGCGCGGTGCTGATGGTGGGCTGCGACAAGACCACGCCCTCGCTGATGATGGCCGCCGCCTCCTGCGACGTGCCGTCGATCGTAGTCACCGGCGGGCCGATGCTGAACGGCTATTTCCAGGGCGAGCGCGTCGGTTCCGGCACGCACCTTTGGAAATTCTCCGAGATGGTGAAGGCCGGCGAGATGACGCAGGAGGAGTTCCTCGAGGCGGAGCAATCCATGTCCCGGTCCTCGGGCACCTGCAACACCATGGGCACAGCATCGTCGATGGCGTCGATGGCCGAGGCGCTCGGCATGGCGCTTTCGGGCAACGCCGCGATCCCGGCGGTGGACAGCCGCCGCCGCGTCATGGCGCAGCTTTCGGGCCGGCGCATCGTGCAGATGGTGAAGGACGATCTGAAGCCGTCGGACATCCTGACCAAGGAAGCCTTCGAGAACGCCATCCGCACCAATGGCGCGATCGGCGGCTCGACCAATGCGGTGATCCACATGCTGGCGCTGGCGGGCCGGGTCGGCATCGACCTGACGCTGGATGACTGGGACCGCTGCGGCCGCGACGTGGCGACCATCGTCAACCTCATGCCCTCGGGCAAATACCTCATGGAGGAATTCTTCTACGCCGGCGGCCTGCCCGTGGTGCTGAAGCGCCTCGGCGAAAGCGGCCAGCTCCACAAGGATGCGCTGACGGTCTCGGGGCTCAGCATCTGGGACGAGGTCAAGGACGTCGTGAACCACAACGAGGACGTCATCCTGCCGCTCGAAAAGGCGCTGACCCAGCAGGGCGGCATCACCGTGCTGCGCGGCAACCTCGCGCCCAAGGGCGCGGTGCTGAAGCCCTCGGCGGCCTCGGCGCATCTGCTCAAGCACAAGGGTCGCGCCGTGGTCTTCGAGGACATCGACGACTACAAGGCCAAGATCAATGATGACGCGCTCGACATCGACGAGACCTGCATCATGGTGCTGAAGAACTGCGGGCCAAAGGGCTACCCGGGCATGGCCGAGGTCGGCAATATGGGCCTGCCGCCGAAGGTTCTGAAGAAGGGCATCACCGACATGATCCGCATCTCGGATGCGCGCATGTCGGGCACCGCTTATGGCACGGTGATCCTGCACACCTCGCCCGAGGCAGCGGCGGGCGGGCCGCTGGCGGTGGTGCAGAACGGCGACATGATCGAGCTCGACGTCGAAAGCCGCCTGCTGCACCTCGACATTCCCGAGGCCGAGCTGGAGTCGCGTCTTGCCGCATGGCAGCCGACGCATGATCTGCCGGGCTCCGGCTACGCCTGGCTGCACCAGAGCCATGTCGAGGGCGCCGACACCGGTGCCGATCTCGACTTCCTGAAGGGCTGCCGCGGCAACGACGTAGGCAAGGACAGCCACTGA